In Streptomyces sp. P9-A4, the genomic window AGCCGACGAGCGAGACGAGCGGGTGCGTCCCGGTCAGGTCCGGGACGAGGCCCAGGCTGGTCTCGCGCATGGCGAACTGCACGTCCTCGGCGACGACCCGCAGGTCACAGGCGAGGGCGAGCTGGAAGCCCGCGCCGATGGCATGGCCCTGGACGGCCGCGATCGACACGAGGTCGCTGCGGCGCCACCAGGTGAACGCCTCCTGGTACTCGGCGATGACCGCGTCGAGTTCCTGGTCGGAACCGCGCGCGAGATCGATGAAGGACGGCTCTCCGTCGAAGCCCTCGGGCGTGAACGCCTGCCGGTCGAGTCCGGCGGAGAAGGACGTGCCCTCGCCGCGCAGAACGACGACCCGCACGCTGCCGGGCAATGACCGGCCGGCTTCTGTCAACGCCCGCCACAGAGCGGGAGACTGGGCGTTGCGCTTCGCCGGATTGGTCAGGGTCACCGTGGCAACGGCGTCCTCGACGGTGAGCCGTACACCGTCCTTGTCGAATACGAGCTCAGAGTCGTCGAGCGTAGTCATGGGGCGCCTCCGGTTCCGGTGCAGCACTGCATCCGATGCTAAGTGACTGCACAGTAACCACCGGGTCGGTCCGGAGACCGACCGGGTGGCCACCGGGAGACCCGGTGGCCCGGTCGAGCCGCCCCGATGTCAGGCCGAGGCCGCCTTCTTGCCCCGGGTCGCTCCGCCGCGTCCACGCAGCGTGACTCCGGACTCGCTGAGCATCCGGTGGACGAATCCGTAGGAGCGGCCCGTTTCCTCGGCCAGCGCCCGGATGCTCGCACCGGAGTCGTACTTCTTCTTCAGGTCTGCCGCGAGCTTGTCGCGCGCGGCGCCGGTCACCCGGCTGCCCTTCTTCAGAGTCTCGGCCACCCGTGCCTCCTCATGGGAAGTGCGCTCTGGACTTCTCATGATCACCCCTCCCGTCCGTCCTGGCCACCCATTCGACAAGGTCCGTGCCGCCGGATTTGTGGACGAGCGCTCCGTCGTCACAATCGGAGGCTCGAATTCCGATGGGCCGGAAACGACCGTTCGCGCCGCGCGGCGCGGGAAGTGCCAGGTCAAGGACGCAGGGGGAACACACGTACGGCGCGGGCCCGCCGGAAGGATCCGACAGAGCACCGCGCCGGGAGGTACGAGACGCCCTCACTCAGATGAAGGATCACCCATGAGCCGAATGATCCAGCCCGGGATGATCACTCCCGGCCGCTCCGGCCCGTTCTCCGGGCCGTTCGCGGCCGTCGTGGGTCAGGCCAGGGTGACCAGGTCCGCGTAGTCCGGGCCCCACAGGTCCTCGACGCCGTCCGGGAGCAGGATGATCCGCTCCGGCTCCAGCGCGTCCACCGCGCCCTCGTCGTGGGTGACCAGGACGACGGCGCCCTTGTAGGTGCGCAGGGCCCCGAGGATCTCCTCGCGGCTGGCCGGGTCCAGGTTGTTGGTCGGCTCGTCCAGGAGCAGCACGTTCGCCGAGGAGACGACCAGGGTGGCCAGGGCCAGCCGGGTCTTCTCGCCGCCGGAGAGGACCCCGGCCGGCTTGTCGACGTCGTCGCCGGAGAACAGGAAGGAGCCGAGCGTCTTGCGGACCTGGACGAGGTCGAGGTCGGGCGCGGCCGAGCGCATGTTCTCCAGGACGCTGCGCTCGGGGTCGAGCGTCTCGTGCTCCTGGGCGTAGTAGCCGAGCTTGAGGCCGTGGCCCGGGGTGACCTCGCCGGTGTCGGGCTTCTCCGCCCCGGCGAGGAGCCGCAGCAGCGTGGTCTTGCCCGCGCCGTTGAGGCCGAGGATGACGACGCGGGAGCCCTTGTCGATGGCGAGGTCCACATCGGTGAAGATCTCGAGCGAACCGTAGGACTTGGAGAGCCCCTCGGCCGTCAGCGGGGTCTTGCCGCAGGGCGCCGGCTCGGGGAAGCGGAGCTTGGCGACCTTGTCGGAGGCGCGCACCGCCTCCAGGCCGGAGAGCAGTCGCTCGGCGCGCTTCGCCATGTTCTGCGCGGCCACGGTCTTGGTGGCCTTGGCGCGCATCTTGTCGGCCTGCGAGTTGAGGGCGGCGGCCTTCTTCTCGGCGTTCTGGCGCTCGCGCTTGCGGCGCTTCTCGTCGGCCTCGCGCTGCTGCTGGTAGAGCTTCCAGCCCATGTTGTAGACGTCGATCGTGGAGCGGTTGGCGTCCAGGTAGAAGACCTTGTTGACCACGGTCTCGACGAGGTCGACGTCGTGGGAGATGACGATGAAGCCGCCGCGGTAGGTCTTCAGGTAGTCGCGCAGCCAGACGATGGAGTCGGCGTCGAGGTGGTTCGTGGGCTCGTCGAGAAGGAGGGTGTCGGCGTCCGAGAACAGGATCCGGGCCAGCTCGACGCGGCGGCGCTGACCACCGGAGAGGGTGTGCAGCGGCTGGCCCATCACGCGGTCGGGCAGACCGAGGGCGGCGGCGATGGTGGAGGCCTCGGCCTCGGCCGCGTAGCCGCCCTTGGTGAGGAACTCGGTCTCCTGGCGCTCGTACTGCCGCATCGCCTTGTCGCGGGTGCCGCCGGAGCCGGTGGCGATGCGCTCCTCGTTCATCCGCATCTTCTTGATGAGGGTGTCGAGGCCGCGCGCGGAGAGGATGCGGTCGCGGGCCAGGACGTCGAGGTCACCGGTGCGCGGGTCCTGCGGCAGATAGCCGACCTCGCCGGAGCGGGCGATGTTGCCGGCGGCCGGCTGGCCCTCGCCCGCGAGGCACTTGGTGAGGGTGGTCTTGCCCGCTCCGTTGCGGCCGACGAGGCCGATGCGGTCGCCCTTGGCGACACGGAAGGAAGCGGATTCGATGAGGACACGGGCGCCGGCGCGCAGCTCGACGCCGGATGCGGTGATCACGGACAGACTCCAGGGCGATGGGGAAAAGGGCGGAAGGACGACTGGTGGCGGGCTTCGACGCCGCTAATGCACCCAAAGGAGAATGGCCATACAGCCAGTCTAACGGGCACCGGCAACTGCTTTTCGGCCATGCGGGGTCCGGAGTACGAACACGAATTCTTCTCACATTCCCGCCTGTGAGCCGTAAAAGAAGCGACATATCGGAGATCGTCTGATACTCGGCACAGGGCGGCGGCCACCGCCGCGGCAGTGACGCGGAGGGTGGTGGACCGTGCAGTTCGACGACGACGCCGACCTGGACACCTCGGAGGTACGGGATGTCCGGGGCAGCCGCGTCCCCGGGGGCAGGGCGACCGTCGGCGGCGGTGTCATCGGCCTCATCGCCCTGGTCCTGGGCGTGCTCTTCGGGGTGGGACCGGACCAGCTCGGGCTCTCCGGGGGCGGCGACGAGCCGGTGGCCGGCGCCTCCTCGGTGGCCCAGGTCGACCAGAGCTGCAAGAAGGGGTCCGACGCGAACGCCCGTGAGGGCTGCCGGACCGTCGCCGTCGTCAACAGCCTCCAGGACTACTGGCGGACCGAGTACGCCCGCAGGGGCGGCACCTACGGGCCCGCGAAGACGGTGATGTTCAGCCGGCGGGTAGGGACCGCGTGCGGCTCCGCGACCTCGGCGGTGGGGCCGTTCTACTGCCCCGGCGACCGGCAGGTCTATCTGGACCTGGGCTTCTTCGACGAGCTGCGGACCAAGTTCGGGTCGAGCGGCGGGCCCTTCGCGCAGGCGTACGTGGTGGCGCACGAGTACGGCCATCACATCCAGAACCTGATGGGAACGCTGAGCCGCGCCCAGGACGGGCGGACCGGCGCGAACTCCGACGCCGTACGGGTCGAGCTCCAGGCCGACTGCTACGCGGGCGTCTGGGCGCGGCACGCGACGAGCAGCCCCGACGACCGGACGGGCCGGCCGCTCCTGACCACGCTCACCGACGCGGACATCCGGGACGGCCTCGACGCGGCGGCGGCGGTGGGCGACGACCGGATCCAGGAGAGGTTCCAGGGCCGGGTGACCCCGGAGCCCTGGACGCACGGCTCGGCGGCGCAGCGGCAGCAGTGGTTCCACGAGGGCTACCGGACCGGCGACATGGCCCGCTGCAACACCTTCCGCTGAGTTGCCGGTGGGGGCTGCCAGACTGAGACCCAGGTCACATTCGACGGCATCGAAAGGGAGTGATCGGGATGGCCGAGGCACCCCAGGTCTGTCCGACACTGACGTACGACGACGCCAAGGCGGCGATCAAGCAGCTCACGGAGGGCTTCGGCTTCACCGCGACCGCGGTGTACGAGGCCGAGGACGGGCGGGTCGCGCACGCCGAGCTGGCGTACGGGAACGGCATGGTGATGCTGGGCAGCAAGGGCACCGGCAGCGAGTTCGACAAGCTGATGGCCCGCGGCGGCCCGGTGGGCGTCTTCGTCCACGTGGACGACGTCGACGAGCACCACGCGCGCGCCGCCGCCCACGGCATCGAGATCGTGATGCCGCCCAAGGACCAGGACTACGGCTCCCGGGACTACATGGCCCGGGACGCCGAGGGGAACATCTGGAGCTTCGGGACGTACACCCCCGGCGCCGCGGAGTAGCCGGACGCCGGGGACGCGGTCCCCGTCACGCTCCCCCGGTGTGGACCTGGAAGGCGGCCCTGCGGACCGCCTTCGCCAGGGCCGGGTCGGGGTGGGCGGCGGCGAGGGCGACCAGGACCTGGACGGTACGCGGGTGGCCGACGGCCCGGACCTCGTCGAGCAGTGCCGGGACGGTGCCCTGCACGGCGGAGTCGAGGTGCCGGACGAGCAGCGCGCTCTCGCCGTGGTCGGCGACGGCCGCCGCCGTGTCCACCCAGAGCCAGGTGGCCTCTTCGCGGGTGAGGACCTCCTGGGCGTCGTCGGGGTCGGCGCCCTCGTACTCGGCGATCCAGAGCAGGGCGTACGGCCGGAGCGACGGTTCGGCGACGGTGGCGCGCACCTCGGCCTCGGCGGGGGCGCCGACGACCCGGAGCGCCTCGAAGGCGAGACCGCGCAGCAGGGCGTCCTCGCCGCGGGCGACCGCGAGGAGTTCGGCCACCGCGCTGGAGAGGGTGCGGGCCGCGAGCCAGGCGCGGTACTCGGCGCGGGCCGGTCCCGGGGTGAGCCGGGCGCAGCCGCGGAGCATGTCCTCGGCGGACTGCTCGATGTTGCCCGCGGGGCTCTGCGCGGCGACGCAGATCTGTTCCAGCTTGACCCAGACCGCCCAGTTGCCGAGCGGGGTCAGGGTGGCGTGACGCCCTTCCGCACCGGGGTCGAGGGTGAGCGCGCCGACGGCCGCGAGACCTTCGAGGGCCCAGTCGAGGAGGGCCGGGAGTCCGACGGCGGCGTCGTTCGCGGCCGGGGTGCCCGCGGTCTCGGCCGCGGGGCCCGCGGCCGGGACCTCGCAGCGTTCCTCGCGCAGTTCCTCGACGCGCTGGCCGAGGAGGTCGAGGAGGGCGGGGACGAGGACCGGGCCCTGGGAGAGCTGGAGCAGCGAGAGGACCTGGGGGACGGCCTCGACGACCTCGGCGACGGCGCTCGGCGCGACCCCTTCGGAGGCCGGGTGCACCAGGGACCAGGCGTCGAAGAGCGCGACCCAGCCGCGCAGGACGGCGGAGTCGTCCCGGTCCCAGGCGTGCAGCCGCCAGCCGGGGCGGACGGTGCCGCCGTGGAGTTCGACGAGTCCGGCGAGCCGCGCGCGGTCCCAGCCGGCCCGGATCTGGCCGGGCGTCAGGTCCAGTGCGGCGGCGGCCCTTTCCTGGGCGAGGACCGCGGCGGGGACGGTGGCCGGGGCCGTGCCGGGACCGGTGCGGGGGGCCGTGTCGGCGCCGCGCTCGACCGCGGCCCAGCGGGCGATCCGTACGGCGTCGGCGAGGACCTGCCGGGCCTGGCGGGCGAGTTCCGCGCGGGGCGGAGTGCCCTCGGGCGGCCGTGGCGCAGGCCGGGTGCGCCGGGTCGTCACGGCCCGTCGGGCGGTGGCCAGCGCCCGCGGGCGGACGAGTCGGAGTCTGGAGTTGCGCGCCAATGGTTCATCGGGCTTTCGAGACGTCACGGGGGCAGTCTTCCCGCTGACGGCCCGAAAGCCCAATCGGAATCGGCCACCCCGTCATGACGGGCGCGCGGACGGGCCCGGGAACAGGCGCGGCCGCCCGGGGAGAACAGTCGCGGACGGCCTCGGCGGAACGGGGGCGGCGGCCTCAGAGGAGGGGAGTGAGGAAGCGGCGGAGGGCTTCCTCGTAACGGACCGGGTCGGCGTTCCACATCGCGGCGTGCGGGGCGTGCCGCACGGTGTGGAGGGTGACCAGGTCGGGACGGCGCGCGGCGAGCTCGACGGAGGGTTCCCAGGGGGCGACGGTGTCGTCGGGGCCGTGCAGGAGGAGGACCGGGACGCGCAGGGCCTCGGGTTCGGAAGCGGCCATGAGCAGGTCGCCGTGGACTCCGGTCCTGCCCTGGGCGGAGCGGACGGCGAGCGGGAGCAGCGGTCCGGGGACGTGGTGGGCCGAGACGAGGTTGCGGAGGGTGGCTTCCCAGTCGAGGACCGGGGAGTCGAGGACGAGGCCGCTGATCCGGTCGCGCATCCCGGACTCGGCGGCGGCGCGCAGCGCCATCGAGGCCCCGGTCCCCCAGCCGTGCAGGACGACCTTGCGGGCGCCGCGACGGACGGCGTACCGGATGGTGGCGTCGACGTCGCGCCATTCGGAGTCGCCGAGGTGGGCGAGGCCGTCGGGGGAGGCGGGTGCTCCCTCGTCGCCCCGGTAGGCGGGGACGAGGACGGGGATCTTGCGCCGGTTGAAGAAGGGGACGACGTTGAGCGGGTGCTCGCGGGTGGTGCCGAGGCCGTGCAGGGCGATGACCCAGGTGGTGCGGGGGGCGGCGACCAGCCAGGCGGGCAGCGGGCCGAGTTCGCCGGGGATCTCGACGTCCTCCTGGGCGAGCCCGAGGGCGGTGATCGGTGTGCCCCGGTGCAGCTGGGGGGTGAACCGGACGCGGGCTCCGGGGCCGAACACCCCGAGTTCGACCCGTTCCAGGCGCCGGACGACGGTGTCCGCGGTGTGCGGGACCCGGTCGAGGACGGGGCCGACGACGGCGTGCAGGCCGTGGCCCTCGATCCCGTACGTGCCGGGGCGCAGCGAGGCGAGGCTGCGGGTGAGGGTGATCCGTTCGGGGTCCGTGGCGTGCACGGTCAGTTTGGGATCCCCGGGCAGGGGTCGTCCGGACGGCGCCCTGAGGGCGACGTCGCTGGCGTACCGGCCGGCCGCGATCGCGACCGCGCCGACACCGATCAGAGTGGTGACGGCCGCTGCCGTCGCTGTAGCCGGGCGCACGCTCCCAGTCTCGGCACGGTGGGGGCGGGCTGCCACCGGACGGACCCGGCCGGGGGGGTGGGGCGGGGGCCGGGGTCGCCTCGGGGAGGGCCCCTGGGGAGTGACATGGGTCTCCTCGGCGGGGTCGCCCGTCCGGATGACGCGGTCCGGGGAGCGGAACCGGGTGGCGTGGGGCGAACCGGGTCAGGTCGTACGTGCCCGGTGTTCGCCCGGATTACCCGGGGTCGCGGGGTGACCGCATCGTGGACGACCGGCACGCCGGAGCCGTAAGCGGAATGTCTTGACACCGGATGGGGACACCGCAGCGCCCGACCCAGTTCACCTTCCGTTCACTCAGGTTGCCTACGTTCGACTGGCCACTGACGCCAAACGATTGCCTGGGTAAATGGAACACATCACGCTGCTGCTCGCCATTGTGGTCGTGACAGCTCTCGTGTTCGATTTCACGAACGGTTTCCACGACACCGCCAACGCGATGGCCACGACCATCTCGACCGGTGCGCTGAAGCCCAAGACGGCGGTGGCCATGTCCGCCGTGCTCAACCTCGTCGGCGCGTTCCTGTCCGTGGAGGTCGCCAAGACGATCTCCGGCGGGATCATCAACGAAGAGGGCATCCGCACAGAGGTGATCTTCGCCGCGCTGGTCGGCGCCATCCTGTGGAACCTGCTGACCTGGCTGCTCGGACTGCCGTCCAGCTCCTCCCACGCCCTCTTCGGCGGTCTCATCGGCGCCGCGGTCATGTCGGCCGGCTGGTCGGCCGTGAACGGCCCGACGATCGTCACCAAGGTCCTCATCCCGGCCGTCGCCGCGCCGATCGTGGCCGGTCTCGCCGCGATGCTGGCCACCAGGCTGAC contains:
- a CDS encoding enoyl-CoA hydratase/isomerase family protein encodes the protein MTTLDDSELVFDKDGVRLTVEDAVATVTLTNPAKRNAQSPALWRALTEAGRSLPGSVRVVVLRGEGTSFSAGLDRQAFTPEGFDGEPSFIDLARGSDQELDAVIAEYQEAFTWWRRSDLVSIAAVQGHAIGAGFQLALACDLRVVAEDVQFAMRETSLGLVPDLTGTHPLVSLVGYARALEICATGRFVHAEEAERIGLANLSVPAGELDAAVRDLGAALLAAPRDALTETKALLQGVSGRSYEEQRAAERAAQARRLRDLAGLGD
- a CDS encoding helix-turn-helix domain-containing protein; the protein is MAETLKKGSRVTGAARDKLAADLKKKYDSGASIRALAEETGRSYGFVHRMLSESGVTLRGRGGATRGKKAASA
- a CDS encoding ABC-F family ATP-binding cassette domain-containing protein, whose protein sequence is MITASGVELRAGARVLIESASFRVAKGDRIGLVGRNGAGKTTLTKCLAGEGQPAAGNIARSGEVGYLPQDPRTGDLDVLARDRILSARGLDTLIKKMRMNEERIATGSGGTRDKAMRQYERQETEFLTKGGYAAEAEASTIAAALGLPDRVMGQPLHTLSGGQRRRVELARILFSDADTLLLDEPTNHLDADSIVWLRDYLKTYRGGFIVISHDVDLVETVVNKVFYLDANRSTIDVYNMGWKLYQQQREADEKRRKRERQNAEKKAAALNSQADKMRAKATKTVAAQNMAKRAERLLSGLEAVRASDKVAKLRFPEPAPCGKTPLTAEGLSKSYGSLEIFTDVDLAIDKGSRVVILGLNGAGKTTLLRLLAGAEKPDTGEVTPGHGLKLGYYAQEHETLDPERSVLENMRSAAPDLDLVQVRKTLGSFLFSGDDVDKPAGVLSGGEKTRLALATLVVSSANVLLLDEPTNNLDPASREEILGALRTYKGAVVLVTHDEGAVDALEPERIILLPDGVEDLWGPDYADLVTLA
- the ypfJ gene encoding KPN_02809 family neutral zinc metallopeptidase; protein product: MQFDDDADLDTSEVRDVRGSRVPGGRATVGGGVIGLIALVLGVLFGVGPDQLGLSGGGDEPVAGASSVAQVDQSCKKGSDANAREGCRTVAVVNSLQDYWRTEYARRGGTYGPAKTVMFSRRVGTACGSATSAVGPFYCPGDRQVYLDLGFFDELRTKFGSSGGPFAQAYVVAHEYGHHIQNLMGTLSRAQDGRTGANSDAVRVELQADCYAGVWARHATSSPDDRTGRPLLTTLTDADIRDGLDAAAAVGDDRIQERFQGRVTPEPWTHGSAAQRQQWFHEGYRTGDMARCNTFR
- a CDS encoding VOC family protein; this encodes MAEAPQVCPTLTYDDAKAAIKQLTEGFGFTATAVYEAEDGRVAHAELAYGNGMVMLGSKGTGSEFDKLMARGGPVGVFVHVDDVDEHHARAAAHGIEIVMPPKDQDYGSRDYMARDAEGNIWSFGTYTPGAAE
- a CDS encoding alpha/beta hydrolase: MRPATATAAAVTTLIGVGAVAIAAGRYASDVALRAPSGRPLPGDPKLTVHATDPERITLTRSLASLRPGTYGIEGHGLHAVVGPVLDRVPHTADTVVRRLERVELGVFGPGARVRFTPQLHRGTPITALGLAQEDVEIPGELGPLPAWLVAAPRTTWVIALHGLGTTREHPLNVVPFFNRRKIPVLVPAYRGDEGAPASPDGLAHLGDSEWRDVDATIRYAVRRGARKVVLHGWGTGASMALRAAAESGMRDRISGLVLDSPVLDWEATLRNLVSAHHVPGPLLPLAVRSAQGRTGVHGDLLMAASEPEALRVPVLLLHGPDDTVAPWEPSVELAARRPDLVTLHTVRHAPHAAMWNADPVRYEEALRRFLTPLL